A portion of the Sphingobacterium spiritivorum genome contains these proteins:
- the rplW gene encoding 50S ribosomal protein L23: MEIIKKPILTEKASTLTEKFNRYAFKVDHRANKIQIKTAVEAMFGVTVVAVNTAVVAGKAKSRYTKAGFVSGRSPKYKKAIVTVKDGETIDFYSTI; this comes from the coding sequence ATGGAAATTATCAAAAAACCTATCTTAACTGAGAAAGCTTCAACTCTAACGGAAAAATTCAACCGTTATGCTTTCAAAGTGGATCACAGAGCAAACAAAATCCAAATTAAAACGGCTGTAGAAGCTATGTTCGGCGTAACAGTTGTTGCGGTTAACACTGCAGTAGTTGCTGGAAAAGCAAAAAGTCGTTACACAAAAGCAGGTTTTGTTTCAGGCAGAAGCCCTAAGTATAAAAAGGCCATCGTTACAGTTAAAGATGGTGAAACTATTGACTTTTACAGTACTATATAA
- the rplB gene encoding 50S ribosomal protein L2 — protein MAVKRFKPVTPGTRFRVGADYSDVTTNVPEKSLVVKIKKSGGRNNSGKMTMRYLGGGHKKSYRLIDFKRDKKDIPATVATIEYDPNRTARIALLHYADGEKRYIIAPAGLTVGQTVVAGESVAPEIGNTLPLAKIPLGSIIHNIELNPGQGGSIARSAGTYAQLSARDGKYAIIKLPSGETRMILLTCVATIGSVSNQEKFNQVLGKAGRKRWLGRRPRVRGVAMNPVDHPMGGGEGRTSGGHPRSRNGVLAKGFKTRYKKKTSNRYIIERRKK, from the coding sequence ATGGCAGTTAAAAGATTCAAACCGGTTACCCCAGGTACGCGCTTCAGAGTAGGCGCAGATTATTCTGATGTAACTACAAACGTTCCTGAAAAATCGTTAGTAGTAAAAATCAAGAAATCAGGCGGTCGTAATAACTCCGGTAAAATGACTATGCGTTATCTCGGTGGGGGACATAAAAAATCATACCGATTAATAGATTTCAAACGCGATAAAAAAGATATCCCCGCAACAGTAGCTACAATCGAGTACGATCCAAATCGTACTGCACGTATTGCATTATTACATTATGCAGACGGTGAAAAACGTTACATCATTGCTCCGGCTGGATTAACAGTTGGTCAGACAGTGGTTGCAGGTGAATCAGTAGCCCCAGAAATTGGTAACACTTTACCATTAGCAAAGATTCCTTTGGGTTCTATCATCCACAACATCGAATTGAACCCTGGTCAAGGTGGTTCAATCGCTCGTAGTGCTGGTACATATGCTCAGTTATCTGCTCGTGATGGTAAATATGCTATCATCAAATTGCCTTCGGGTGAGACACGTATGATCTTATTGACATGTGTTGCTACCATTGGTTCAGTATCGAACCAGGAGAAATTTAACCAGGTATTGGGTAAAGCAGGTAGAAAACGTTGGTTAGGTCGTCGTCCTCGCGTTCGTGGTGTGGCTATGAACCCGGTAGATCACCCTATGGGTGGTGGTGAGGGCCGTACTTCAGGAGGTCACCCTCGTTCACGTAATGGCGTATTAGCTAAAGGCTTCAAAACACGCTACAAGAAGAAAACATCGAATCGTTACATCATTGAGAGAAGGAAAAAATAA
- the rpsS gene encoding 30S ribosomal protein S19, with translation MARSIKKGPYIDHNLERKVLSMNETNKKSVIKTWSRRSMISPDFVGHTFAVHNGNKFIPVYVTENMVGHKLGEFAPTRTFRGHAEKKK, from the coding sequence ATGGCTCGTTCAATTAAAAAAGGTCCTTATATCGATCACAACTTAGAAAGAAAAGTTCTTTCTATGAATGAAACTAACAAAAAGTCAGTTATCAAAACATGGTCTCGTAGATCAATGATTTCACCTGATTTTGTTGGCCATACCTTCGCAGTGCACAACGGGAATAAATTTATCCCTGTTTATGTAACAGAGAATATGGTTGGTCACAAACTTGGTGAATTTGCGCCTACGCGTACATTCAGAGGTCACGCAGAAAAGAAAAAATAA
- the rplV gene encoding 50S ribosomal protein L22, whose protein sequence is MRLVVDLIRGEKVENALYILKHSSKEAASRVEKLLLSAIKNWEAHNEGQSVEDSALFVKEVSVGGGRQLKRLRPAPQGRGYRIRKRSNHVTLVVDSLNNVNN, encoded by the coding sequence ATGCGTTTAGTAGTGGACTTAATCCGTGGCGAAAAAGTAGAAAACGCTTTATATATTCTTAAGCACTCTAGCAAAGAAGCTGCAAGCCGTGTAGAAAAATTATTACTATCGGCAATCAAAAACTGGGAGGCTCACAATGAAGGCCAGTCAGTAGAAGATAGCGCTCTTTTTGTAAAAGAAGTGTCTGTAGGCGGAGGTCGCCAATTGAAAAGATTGAGACCTGCACCTCAAGGCCGTGGTTACAGAATTCGTAAACGCTCTAACCATGTAACTTTGGTAGTAGATAGTTTAAATAACGTAAACAACTAA
- the rpsC gene encoding 30S ribosomal protein S3, with protein MGQKANPIGSRLGIIKGWDSNWFGGNNYSDKLVEDEKIRKYLSVRIAKGGVAKVVIERTLKRITVTVHTARPGIVIGKGGQEVDKIKEELKKLTKKDVQINIFEIKRPELDAKLVAEGVAKQLEARISFRRAMKTAIASTMRMGAEGIKVMCSGRLGGAEMARTEQYKEGRTPLHTLRADIDYALAEALTTYGKIGVKVWICKGEVYGKRDLSPNIGQTSNVKTRGGNEGGERRDRDNNNRKGGRGGNNRGGNNNRGGNNNRGGANRG; from the coding sequence ATGGGACAAAAAGCAAATCCAATAGGTAGCAGATTAGGAATCATCAAAGGATGGGATTCTAATTGGTTCGGAGGCAACAACTATTCCGATAAATTGGTTGAGGACGAAAAAATCAGAAAATATCTTTCTGTTCGTATCGCAAAAGGTGGAGTAGCAAAAGTTGTTATTGAAAGAACTTTAAAACGCATCACTGTAACTGTACATACAGCACGCCCAGGTATCGTTATCGGTAAAGGCGGTCAGGAAGTTGACAAGATCAAAGAAGAGTTGAAGAAACTGACTAAAAAGGATGTTCAAATCAATATTTTCGAGATCAAACGTCCTGAGTTAGATGCTAAATTAGTAGCTGAAGGTGTAGCTAAGCAATTAGAAGCACGTATTTCATTCCGTCGTGCAATGAAAACAGCTATCGCATCTACAATGCGTATGGGTGCTGAAGGTATCAAAGTAATGTGTTCTGGTCGTCTTGGTGGTGCTGAAATGGCACGTACTGAGCAGTACAAAGAAGGAAGAACTCCTCTTCACACATTGCGTGCTGATATCGATTATGCATTAGCAGAAGCATTGACTACTTACGGTAAAATCGGTGTTAAGGTGTGGATCTGTAAAGGTGAAGTATACGGTAAACGTGACTTGTCTCCTAACATTGGTCAGACATCTAACGTAAAAACACGTGGTGGAAACGAAGGTGGTGAACGTCGCGACCGTGATAACAACAACCGTAAAGGTGGTCGTGGTGGAAACAACCGTGGTGGAAACAACAACCGTGGCGGTAACAACAACCGTGGTGGTGCAAATAGAGGTTAA
- the rplP gene encoding 50S ribosomal protein L16 — translation MLQPKRTKFRKMQKGRMKGNASRGAELAFGSFGIKSLEPAWITSRQIEAARIAVTRYMKREGQVWIRIFPDKPVTKKPAEVRMGKGKGAPEYWVAVVRPGRMLFEAEGVPLEVAKEALRLAAQKLPVQTKFVIRRDYVEA, via the coding sequence ATGTTACAGCCAAAAAGAACGAAGTTCAGAAAGATGCAGAAAGGCCGTATGAAAGGTAACGCTTCACGTGGAGCAGAGTTAGCTTTCGGGTCATTCGGTATCAAATCACTGGAGCCAGCATGGATCACCAGCCGCCAGATTGAGGCAGCGCGTATTGCCGTAACACGTTACATGAAACGTGAAGGTCAAGTTTGGATCCGCATTTTTCCTGACAAACCTGTTACCAAAAAACCTGCAGAAGTGCGTATGGGTAAAGGTAAAGGTGCTCCAGAATACTGGGTAGCAGTAGTACGCCCAGGCCGTATGTTATTTGAAGCAGAAGGTGTGCCTTTGGAAGTTGCCAAAGAAGCTTTACGCCTAGCAGCTCAAAAACTACCGGTTCAAACTAAGTTTGTGATACGTAGAGATTACGTTGAAGCATAA
- the rpmC gene encoding 50S ribosomal protein L29: MKNSEILELSTEELAARLSEEKAALSKLKFAHAVSAIENPNVIKAARRTIARLNTELSARKAAAKKETASEA; this comes from the coding sequence ATGAAAAATTCAGAAATTTTAGAATTATCAACAGAGGAATTAGCAGCTCGTCTTTCAGAAGAAAAAGCTGCCCTTAGCAAATTGAAATTTGCACATGCTGTTTCTGCAATTGAGAACCCTAACGTAATCAAAGCAGCCCGCAGAACAATCGCTCGTCTTAATACGGAGTTGAGTGCTCGTAAAGCTGCCGCTAAAAAAGAAACAGCCTCTGAGGCATAA
- the rpsQ gene encoding 30S ribosomal protein S17: MERKLRKTRIGLVVSNKMDKSIVVTVERKVKHPIYGKFVKKTTKFKAHDEENTCGIGDTVLIMETRPLSKTKNWRLVEILERAK; this comes from the coding sequence ATGGAAAGAAAATTAAGAAAAACAAGAATCGGCTTAGTAGTTAGCAATAAGATGGACAAGTCTATCGTAGTGACTGTAGAACGTAAAGTGAAACACCCTATCTACGGTAAGTTCGTTAAAAAAACTACTAAATTTAAGGCTCATGACGAAGAGAATACCTGCGGTATCGGCGATACGGTATTAATCATGGAAACACGTCCATTGAGCAAAACTAAGAATTGGAGATTAGTAGAAATTTTAGAAAGAGCTAAATAA
- the rplN gene encoding 50S ribosomal protein L14, which translates to MVQQESRLNVADNSGAKEVLVIRVLGGTRKRYASIGDKIVVTVKSALPSGNVKKGSVSKAVVVRTKKEIRRKDGSYIRFDDNAAVLLNNNDEPRGTRIFGPVARELREKQFMKIVSLAPEVL; encoded by the coding sequence ATGGTACAACAGGAATCAAGACTAAATGTAGCGGACAATAGCGGTGCTAAAGAAGTTTTAGTAATTCGTGTATTGGGCGGTACGCGTAAGCGTTATGCATCGATCGGTGATAAAATTGTTGTTACCGTGAAAAGCGCTTTACCTTCAGGAAACGTGAAAAAAGGTTCAGTTTCTAAAGCTGTAGTAGTTAGAACGAAAAAAGAAATTCGTCGTAAAGATGGTTCTTACATTCGTTTTGATGACAATGCTGCAGTATTGTTAAATAATAATGATGAGCCACGTGGAACACGTATCTTTGGCCCGGTTGCCAGAGAATTACGTGAGAAGCAGTTCATGAAAATTGTATCACTAGCACCGGAGGTTTTATAA
- the rplX gene encoding 50S ribosomal protein L24: MAQKTKTTHKIKIKKGDLVKVIAGNSKGVQGKVLQILVDANRAVVEGANIVKKHTKPSAANPNGGIIEKEAGIHISNLALIDPKTGAPTRVGRKVNEDGKIVRVAKKSGEEIK; this comes from the coding sequence ATGGCACAGAAAACAAAAACAACTCACAAAATCAAGATTAAAAAAGGTGATTTAGTGAAAGTTATCGCTGGTAACTCTAAAGGTGTTCAAGGAAAAGTATTACAAATTTTGGTGGATGCTAACAGAGCTGTAGTAGAAGGCGCTAACATCGTTAAAAAACACACTAAACCAAGTGCGGCTAACCCTAATGGTGGTATCATCGAGAAAGAAGCAGGTATTCATATCTCTAACTTAGCGTTGATCGATCCTAAAACCGGAGCACCTACACGTGTAGGCCGTAAGGTTAATGAAGATGGAAAAATTGTTCGTGTAGCAAAAAAATCAGGGGAGGAAATTAAATAA
- the rplE gene encoding 50S ribosomal protein L5, whose amino-acid sequence MTYVPRLKVKYADEIRTALKEKFQYKSVMQVPKLEKIVISQGIGGATADKKLIDNAIAELTLISGQQAVATKSKKDISNFKLRKGMPIGARVTLRDNNMFEFLDRLIAVSLPRIRDFRGINDKGFDGRGNYNLGITEQIIFPEINIDRINKIQGMDITFVTSANTDVEALELLKQFGLPFKNQNTNNNG is encoded by the coding sequence ATGACTTACGTACCAAGATTAAAAGTGAAATATGCGGATGAGATCCGTACTGCACTTAAAGAAAAATTTCAGTATAAAAGCGTTATGCAAGTTCCTAAACTTGAAAAAATCGTTATCTCACAAGGTATCGGTGGCGCTACTGCTGACAAAAAGTTAATTGATAATGCTATCGCTGAGTTAACCCTTATTTCAGGTCAACAGGCAGTTGCAACTAAATCGAAGAAAGATATCTCAAACTTCAAATTGCGTAAAGGTATGCCTATCGGCGCACGTGTTACTTTACGTGACAACAACATGTTTGAGTTCTTAGATCGTTTGATCGCTGTATCTCTTCCTCGTATCCGTGACTTCCGTGGTATCAATGATAAAGGTTTCGACGGTAGAGGTAACTACAACTTAGGTATCACTGAACAAATCATCTTCCCTGAGATCAATATTGATAGAATCAATAAAATCCAAGGTATGGATATCACATTTGTGACTAGTGCAAATACTGATGTTGAAGCTCTTGAATTGCTTAAACAATTCGGTTTACCATTCAAAAATCAAAATACGAACAACAATGGCTAA
- the rpsN gene encoding 30S ribosomal protein S14 — protein MAKEGLKAREVKRAKLVAKYADKRAALKAAGDYEALDKLPKNASPVRLHNRCKLTGRPKGYMRQFGISRVTFREMALDGKIPGVKKASW, from the coding sequence ATGGCTAAAGAAGGATTAAAAGCACGCGAAGTAAAACGTGCAAAATTGGTAGCAAAATATGCTGATAAACGCGCTGCCCTTAAAGCAGCCGGAGATTACGAAGCATTAGATAAATTGCCAAAGAATGCTTCTCCGGTACGTTTACACAACCGTTGTAAACTAACTGGACGTCCTAAAGGATATATGCGTCAATTCGGTATCTCTCGTGTAACTTTCCGTGAGATGGCGTTAGACGGAAAAATCCCGGGGGTAAAAAAAGCTTCTTGGTAA
- the rpsH gene encoding 30S ribosomal protein S8: MMNTDPIADYLTRVRNAIKANHRVVEIPASNLKKEITKVLFDKGYIANYKFEDSAVQGTIKIALKYNPISKIPAIRTLTRVSKPGLRKYASVDNLPRVLNGLGIAILSTSKGVMTDKEARVQNVGGEVLCYVY, translated from the coding sequence ATAATGAATACAGATCCAATAGCGGATTACCTTACACGAGTAAGGAATGCCATCAAGGCCAACCACAGGGTTGTTGAAATTCCTGCATCGAACCTTAAGAAAGAAATTACCAAAGTTCTTTTCGACAAAGGTTACATTGCTAACTACAAATTCGAAGACAGTGCAGTTCAGGGAACAATCAAAATTGCATTGAAGTACAATCCAATTAGCAAAATTCCGGCTATTCGCACATTGACTCGTGTGAGTAAACCTGGTTTAAGAAAGTATGCAAGTGTTGACAACTTACCTCGTGTTTTGAACGGACTGGGTATCGCGATCTTATCTACTTCTAAAGGAGTAATGACAGATAAAGAAGCCCGTGTTCAGAATGTTGGCGGAGAAGTTTTATGTTACGTTTATTAA
- the rplF gene encoding 50S ribosomal protein L6, whose product MSRIGKAPVAIPAGVTVAVSDKNLVTVKGPKGELSQQIDRDIKVAQEDGNIVVTRPTDQKKHKALHGLYRSLLNNMVIGVTEGYKTTQELVGVGYRASSNGNTLELTLGFSHQIVFVLPQEIKVSTTAEKGKNPTITLESIDKQLIGQVAAKIRSFRAPEPYKGKGIKFEGEVLRRKAGKSAKK is encoded by the coding sequence ATGTCAAGAATTGGAAAAGCGCCTGTCGCTATACCTGCTGGAGTAACTGTTGCGGTATCTGACAAAAATTTAGTTACTGTAAAAGGCCCAAAAGGTGAATTATCACAACAAATTGATCGTGACATTAAAGTTGCTCAGGAAGATGGTAACATCGTAGTAACTCGTCCAACAGATCAGAAAAAACACAAAGCATTACACGGATTGTACCGTTCTTTATTGAACAACATGGTAATCGGTGTTACAGAAGGTTACAAAACTACACAAGAGTTAGTCGGTGTGGGTTACCGTGCTTCAAGTAATGGTAATACATTAGAGTTAACATTAGGTTTCTCTCACCAGATCGTTTTTGTATTGCCACAGGAAATTAAAGTATCAACTACTGCTGAGAAAGGTAAAAACCCTACTATCACATTAGAATCTATCGACAAACAACTGATCGGTCAAGTTGCAGCGAAAATCCGTAGCTTCCGTGCACCAGAGCCATACAAAGGTAAAGGTATCAAGTTTGAAGGTGAAGTTTTAAGAAGAAAAGCAGGTAAATCAGCTAAAAAATAA
- the rplR gene encoding 50S ribosomal protein L18: protein MITMAGHKSSRRERIKKGIRKHLAGSAERPRLSVFRSNKGIYAQIIDDVAGVTLVSASSASKDFAASGNKVDQSKAVGKLVAEKAVAAGINKVVFDRNGYLYHGRIKSLAEGAREGGLDF, encoded by the coding sequence ATAATAACCATGGCAGGACATAAATCAAGTCGCAGAGAGCGAATCAAAAAAGGAATAAGAAAACACCTTGCTGGATCAGCTGAGCGTCCACGCTTATCAGTTTTTAGAAGTAACAAAGGTATCTATGCTCAAATCATCGATGACGTAGCAGGCGTAACATTAGTTTCGGCTTCAAGCGCATCTAAAGATTTCGCAGCATCAGGTAACAAAGTAGATCAATCTAAAGCTGTTGGTAAATTGGTGGCTGAAAAAGCAGTCGCAGCAGGTATTAATAAAGTAGTTTTTGACCGTAATGGGTACTTATACCATGGCCGTATCAAATCTTTGGCTGAAGGTGCTCGCGAAGGCGGTTTAGACTTTTAA
- the rpsE gene encoding 30S ribosomal protein S5, producing the protein MALSNIKRVKSSEIELKDRLVSIQRVAKVTKGGRTFSFSAIVVVGDENGIVGYGLGKAKEVTEAITKGIDDAKKNLVKVPIIKGTVPHPQYGKYSGGSVLIKPAVHGTGVLAGGAMRAVLESAGITDVLAKSLGSSNPHNVVKATVDALANMRDAYTVAQHRGVDLNKVFNG; encoded by the coding sequence ATGGCATTAAGCAATATAAAAAGAGTAAAATCAAGCGAGATTGAACTAAAAGATCGCTTAGTAAGTATCCAACGTGTAGCAAAAGTTACTAAAGGTGGTCGTACTTTTAGTTTCTCAGCTATCGTAGTAGTTGGTGATGAAAACGGTATCGTAGGATACGGACTTGGTAAAGCTAAAGAGGTAACTGAAGCAATTACTAAAGGTATCGATGACGCTAAAAAGAACCTGGTAAAAGTTCCTATCATCAAAGGTACTGTACCTCACCCTCAGTATGGTAAATACTCAGGTGGTTCAGTATTGATCAAACCAGCAGTTCACGGTACAGGAGTACTAGCCGGTGGTGCTATGCGTGCAGTATTGGAGAGTGCGGGTATCACAGACGTATTGGCAAAATCATTAGGTTCTTCTAACCCACATAACGTGGTAAAAGCAACTGTTGACGCTTTAGCTAATATGCGTGATGCATATACAGTGGCACAGCACCGCGGTGTCGATTTAAATAAAGTATTTAACGGTTAA
- the rpmD gene encoding 50S ribosomal protein L30, with product MAKIKITQIKSVIDRSERQKKTIEALGLKRINHSVEVEATPSIIGMVRKVNHLVAIEAI from the coding sequence ATGGCAAAAATCAAAATCACCCAGATAAAGAGCGTTATCGACAGAAGCGAGCGCCAAAAGAAAACTATTGAGGCATTAGGTTTGAAACGTATCAACCACTCAGTAGAAGTAGAAGCTACGCCATCCATCATCGGAATGGTAAGAAAAGTGAATCACTTAGTAGCTATCGAAGCAATTTAA
- the rplO gene encoding 50S ribosomal protein L15, whose product MNLSNLRPAKGSVKSSKRIGRGTGSGRGGTSTRGHKGAGSRSGHSTKIGFEGGQMPLQRRVPKFGFKNINRVEYNGVNLDAVQALIEKFNLTTVDFEALVAHGLASKNDKVKILGRGELTAKVEVKAHAFSATAQKAIEAAGGSIVKL is encoded by the coding sequence ATGAACTTAAGTAATTTAAGACCAGCAAAGGGTTCAGTAAAGAGTAGCAAACGTATCGGTCGTGGTACAGGATCAGGCCGTGGTGGTACATCTACACGTGGTCACAAAGGAGCGGGTTCCCGTTCTGGTCACAGTACTAAAATCGGTTTTGAAGGTGGTCAAATGCCTTTACAACGTCGTGTTCCTAAATTTGGTTTCAAAAACATTAACCGCGTAGAGTACAATGGTGTAAACCTTGACGCTGTACAGGCTCTGATTGAGAAATTCAATTTGACAACTGTAGACTTTGAAGCATTAGTAGCTCACGGTTTAGCATCTAAAAATGATAAAGTAAAAATTTTAGGTCGTGGTGAGTTAACAGCTAAAGTTGAAGTTAAAGCACACGCTTTCTCCGCTACTGCTCAAAAAGCTATTGAAGCAGCTGGTGGTTCTATCGTTAAACTTTAA
- the secY gene encoding preprotein translocase subunit SecY, protein MKKLITTLTNIWKIEDLRNRILNTLLFLLIYRVGCHIVLPGVNPAALASGHKEGLLGLLDMFAGGSFSRSAIFALGVMPYISASIVVQLLGIAVPYFQKMQKEGESGRKKMNQITRYLTLAITLVQAVAYVKTQIEPGARIIADPMFTILSTFVLTAGTLFVMWLGEKITDKGIGNGISLIIMAGIIAQLPSGITAEWVTRMSPNGGGPIPLLLEFLALFFVVIFTILIVQGVRKIPVQYAKKIVGNKQVGGVRQYIPLKVNAAGVMPIIFAQAIMFVPMSLSQFFPGMQSDFLTSLSNYTSVAYNVTFAVLIIAFTFFYTAIMVNPQQMSEDMKKNGGFIPGIKPGYDTNLYIDRVISNITFPGAVFLAIIAILPAIASLFGINNQFAHFYGGTSLLILVGVVLDTLQQIESHLLMRHYDGLMKTGRIKGRSTSATVEGIDQSAI, encoded by the coding sequence ATGAAGAAACTAATCACAACCTTAACCAATATTTGGAAAATTGAAGATCTGCGCAATCGTATCCTGAATACATTGCTTTTTCTTCTGATTTACCGTGTTGGATGTCATATAGTATTACCAGGAGTTAACCCTGCTGCTTTAGCTTCAGGCCACAAAGAAGGCCTTTTAGGGTTGTTGGATATGTTTGCGGGAGGATCATTCTCCCGTTCAGCTATTTTTGCTCTCGGAGTAATGCCTTATATCTCGGCATCCATCGTTGTCCAGTTACTGGGCATTGCTGTACCTTATTTCCAGAAAATGCAAAAGGAAGGAGAGTCTGGTCGTAAAAAAATGAACCAGATTACTCGTTATCTGACATTGGCAATCACGCTTGTTCAGGCTGTCGCTTATGTGAAAACGCAAATCGAACCAGGTGCAAGAATAATTGCTGATCCGATGTTTACGATCCTTTCTACTTTTGTTTTGACTGCAGGTACTTTATTCGTGATGTGGCTCGGGGAGAAAATTACGGATAAAGGTATCGGTAATGGTATCTCATTGATTATCATGGCAGGTATTATTGCACAATTACCAAGTGGTATTACAGCAGAATGGGTAACGCGTATGAGCCCTAACGGTGGTGGACCTATTCCATTGTTGTTGGAGTTCCTTGCTTTATTCTTTGTTGTTATATTTACCATTTTGATTGTTCAGGGTGTTCGTAAGATACCTGTACAATATGCTAAGAAAATCGTAGGTAACAAGCAAGTAGGTGGTGTAAGACAGTACATTCCTTTGAAAGTGAATGCGGCTGGTGTAATGCCAATCATTTTCGCTCAGGCGATCATGTTTGTGCCTATGTCATTAAGCCAGTTTTTCCCTGGTATGCAATCGGACTTTTTAACTTCTTTAAGTAACTATACTTCTGTAGCGTATAATGTGACTTTTGCAGTGTTGATCATTGCGTTTACATTCTTCTATACAGCGATCATGGTTAACCCTCAGCAAATGTCTGAGGATATGAAGAAAAACGGAGGATTCATTCCCGGAATCAAACCTGGATATGATACAAACCTGTATATCGACAGAGTGATTTCTAATATCACTTTCCCGGGTGCAGTGTTTCTTGCTATCATTGCAATATTGCCGGCAATTGCGAGTTTATTTGGAATCAATAATCAATTTGCCCACTTCTATGGAGGTACGTCATTGTTGATTTTGGTTGGTGTGGTATTGGATACTTTGCAACAGATCGAAAGCCATTTGTTAATGCGTCATTACGATGGATTGATGAAAACAGGCCGTATCAAAGGACGTTCTACGTCTGCGACGGTTGAAGGTATTGATCAGTCAGCAATATAA
- the map gene encoding type I methionyl aminopeptidase, with protein sequence MSKVYYKSEEEIEQVRKSADVLSQLLGEVAKVIKPGITTLSLDKLAYDFIHDNGGTPAFLNYHGFPYSLCISVNDQIVHGFPSEYVIKDGDLVSVDGGVNLNGFISDSAYTFGVGEISAEAQQLLDVTKESLNRGVAQAVAGKRVGDISSAVQEYVAPYNYGIVKELVGHGVGFHLHEKPEVPNYGKRGSGPKLEQGLVICIEPMINAGKAGVKFWDDGWTVSTVDGKLSAHFEQMVAIRKGEPDVLLTFEHVEKVLNKK encoded by the coding sequence ATGTCTAAAGTATATTACAAATCAGAGGAAGAAATAGAGCAGGTGCGTAAATCAGCAGATGTGCTGTCGCAGTTGCTTGGTGAAGTAGCCAAGGTTATCAAACCTGGTATCACCACCTTATCTCTTGATAAATTAGCTTATGATTTTATCCATGATAATGGAGGGACGCCAGCGTTTCTAAATTATCATGGATTCCCATACTCACTTTGTATTTCTGTTAACGATCAGATTGTTCACGGATTCCCGAGTGAGTACGTCATAAAAGACGGTGATTTGGTTTCTGTCGATGGAGGTGTAAACCTCAATGGTTTTATCAGCGATTCTGCTTATACTTTCGGAGTCGGTGAGATCAGTGCAGAAGCTCAGCAGCTGTTGGATGTGACAAAGGAATCATTAAATCGCGGAGTTGCGCAGGCAGTGGCGGGAAAACGAGTAGGAGATATCTCTTCAGCAGTTCAGGAATATGTCGCTCCTTATAACTATGGTATTGTCAAAGAACTGGTAGGTCATGGTGTGGGATTCCACCTGCATGAAAAACCTGAAGTGCCAAACTATGGTAAAAGAGGATCCGGACCTAAATTAGAACAAGGATTGGTCATTTGTATCGAACCGATGATTAATGCAGGAAAGGCCGGAGTGAAATTCTGGGATGATGGCTGGACAGTGAGTACTGTCGACGGAAAGTTATCCGCGCACTTTGAACAAATGGTGGCAATACGTAAGGGAGAACCTGATGTGTTGTTGACATTTGAACATGTAGAGAAAGTTTTGAACAAAAAGTAA
- the infA gene encoding translation initiation factor IF-1: protein MAKQASIEQDGIIREALSNAMFRVELENGHEIIAHISGKMRMHYIKILPGDKVKLEMSPYDLTKGRITYRYK, encoded by the coding sequence ATGGCTAAACAAGCCTCAATAGAACAAGATGGAATAATTAGAGAGGCACTTTCTAATGCAATGTTCAGAGTAGAGTTGGAAAATGGGCATGAGATTATTGCTCACATTTCAGGTAAAATGCGGATGCATTATATCAAAATTCTTCCTGGAGATAAAGTAAAATTAGAAATGTCTCCTTACGATTTAACTAAAGGACGTATTACTTACCGTTACAAATAG
- the rpmJ gene encoding 50S ribosomal protein L36 produces the protein MKVRASIKKRSADCKIIRRKGKVFVINKKNPKYKQRQG, from the coding sequence ATGAAAGTAAGAGCATCAATAAAAAAACGCAGCGCGGATTGCAAAATCATCCGTCGTAAAGGAAAAGTTTTTGTAATTAACAAAAAGAACCCTAAGTACAAGCAACGTCAAGGGTAA